Proteins from a single region of Candidatus Delongbacteria bacterium:
- a CDS encoding EamA family transporter — protein sequence MSPLTGIAAALGAALLWVLATRLFQGAGSRLPALELNLCKGACALLLFSLTLPFTLPGTPRPDGAALGLLVLSGVLGIGLGDTAYFRALGVLGTRRVLLLELLAAPTAAGLSWLALQETLRPAAWLGLGLTLVGVGLAVWGGFRPEGARRLPPAALLWGLLAALCQGGGLVLARGAFHATGMDPALAAGLRLAAGEAALLLAWSFSSTGAGRRAWQALRTDRLWLRVAGAALLGTWLGIWLQQVSLARLPAGVAQTLLSTAPLFALLLARLSGRRTGALAWAGAALALAGIFLLSSGLGRA from the coding sequence GTGAGCCCGCTAACGGGCATCGCGGCCGCGCTGGGCGCGGCCCTCCTCTGGGTGTTGGCCACGCGCCTCTTCCAGGGCGCCGGCAGCCGCCTGCCCGCGCTGGAACTCAACCTCTGCAAGGGCGCCTGCGCTCTGCTGCTCTTCAGCCTGACCCTGCCCTTCACCCTCCCCGGCACTCCGCGGCCCGACGGCGCGGCCCTGGGCCTGCTGGTCCTCTCCGGTGTGCTGGGCATCGGACTGGGGGACACGGCCTACTTCCGCGCGCTGGGCGTGCTGGGCACCCGCCGGGTCCTGCTGCTGGAACTGCTGGCCGCGCCCACGGCGGCCGGGCTCTCCTGGCTGGCGCTGCAGGAGACGCTGCGCCCCGCGGCCTGGCTGGGCCTGGGGCTGACCCTGGTCGGCGTGGGCCTGGCGGTCTGGGGGGGATTCCGCCCGGAGGGCGCGCGTCGCCTCCCGCCCGCCGCGCTGCTCTGGGGCCTGCTGGCCGCGCTCTGCCAAGGCGGCGGCCTGGTGCTGGCCCGCGGGGCCTTCCACGCCACCGGAATGGATCCCGCGCTGGCGGCGGGTCTCCGGCTGGCGGCCGGGGAGGCGGCGCTGCTACTGGCCTGGTCCTTCAGTTCTACCGGGGCGGGCCGGCGGGCCTGGCAGGCTCTGCGCACGGATCGGCTCTGGCTGCGCGTGGCCGGCGCGGCCCTGCTGGGCACCTGGCTGGGCATCTGGCTGCAGCAGGTCTCGCTGGCGCGCCTGCCCGCGGGCGTGGCCCAGACCCTGCTCTCCACGGCCCCGCTCTTCGCCCTGCTGCTGGCCCGCCTGTCCGGACGCCGGACGGGCGCCCTGGCCTGGGCGGGGGCAGCCCTGGCCCTGGCGGGCATCTTTCTGCTCAGCTCGGGCCTCGGCCGGGCCTGA